One Ascaphus truei isolate aAscTru1 unplaced genomic scaffold, aAscTru1.hap1 HAP1_SCAFFOLD_827, whole genome shotgun sequence DNA segment encodes these proteins:
- the LOC142486345 gene encoding uncharacterized protein LOC142486345 has product MRWGIVLHFGILFVPWVTSFGFRNCIQSYDIKDSYNCIYRQLLDVHSAVSDLPNVTKFLNISHNNIMTLHPGSFGHMPLLQLLNLGQNSVRNISAGAFENLTNLRSLTLSCNRISSLSPEVFHGLGNLTHLFLDHNLLASIHAWAFSPLNNLIFINVSSNQLKNFSEVMGSIHQLRTLNVLLMCGNKLTSLNHSQELPPSLTELHLCKNQLRDLNCHHDLLAKISYLDLSYNNLTASTLGKMNLSKVTYLRLESNNEFNIFKFLHKRTVTPDKIDYSGLKLNNATNLTELCDYLKPVNMSKLTLRANGIRSLPDHIFENCTPKHMDLSRNRLKKMCCLKFLKPSDLESLTVEHNLLKELSNCNDSTPFSNLQNISFQYNRIWQVKRYAFGYAPNLRELKLNINNIGILEKYALSGLRKLSMLRLDNNLITDLYENSFHDLTELHTLNLRNNRVSVIFNNTFCHLAKLRFLDLGGNKITHLSYDSLYGLQTLSNLYLDGNKIQKISRDTFSNVMSTLQVLDLKSNQLRYDSSRKHFSPFCNLSKLYDLKLQAQQPFGLTAVPHGFLAGLTSLRLLYLSQNRLTSLRPDVFNGLDQLQYLTLADDCNGIQNLPQGIFKNLKNLRILDLENICLQTLTLSIFENLSKLRRLQLMKNALKHIDVDVLKNMTSLVYLDLRKCPLTCTCNNYDLQRWLNQSQVQVVYPYNLSCPGMPFSYIHDFNMHVCDMKIKMFFFCFTFPFLLLFIVIPVVYSRTYWRLRYNYFLFVAWLHQHWKSEKELYKYDAFVSYNSHNEDWVFGELLPNLETCHPSLAFRLCLHHRDFQLGRDIIDNIVDSVHNSRKTLCVISRDYLRSEWCSLEMQLASYKLLDEMRDVLVLIFLEHITDRELSTYHKMRRVMLKKTYISWPSEPDAQKLFWAKVRIALKGSSSPDGEENQGFSLDEREPLVIS; this is encoded by the coding sequence ATGAGATGGGGGATTGTCCTGCATTTTGGGATCCTTTTTGTCCCGTGGGTGACCAGCTTTGGATTTAGAAACTGCATCCAAAGCTATGACATCAAGGACAGTTACAACTGCATCTATCGCCAGCTACTGGACGTACACAGTGCTGTATCTGACCTTCCAAATGTCACCAAGTTCCTGAACATATCACATAACAATATCATGACCTTGCACCCCGGAAGCTTTGGACACATGCCTCTGCTCCAGCTGCTGAATCTGGGTCAGAACAGCGTGAGGAATATTTCCGCCGGGGCCTTTGAGAACTTGACCAATTTAAGGAGCTTGACATTATCCTGCAACAGGATCTCCAGCCTCTCCCCAGAGGTCTTCCACGGGCTCGGGAACCTAACACATCTTTTCCTCGATCACAACTTGCTTGCATCCATTCACGCTTGGGCTTTCAGCCCACTCAATAACCTGATATTCATCAATGTGTCATCCAACCAGCTGAAGAATTTCAGTGAAGTGATGGGTTCCATTCATCAGCTGAGAACATTGAATGTTCTGCTGATGTGTGGTAACAAACTCACGTCTCTCAATCACTCACAGGAGCTTCCTCCCTCTTTGACTGAGCTTCATCTTTGCAAAAACCAATTGCGAGACTTAAACTGCCACCACGACCTCTTGGCTAAAATCAGCTACCTTGACCTCTCGTACAATAATTTGACGGCTTCTACTTTGGGAAAAATGAATCTAAGCAAAGTGACTTATTTGAGACTGGAATCTAATAACGAATTTAACATATTTAAATTCCTGCATAAGAGGACGGTAACACCAGACAAGATAGATTATTCCGGATTAAAACTAAATAACGCAACTAATCTAACAGAGCTCTGCGATTACCTGAAGCCCGTGAATATGTCCAAACTCACTCTACGTGCCAATGGGATCAGATCTTTGCCAGATCACATTTTTGAGAATTGTACTCCCAAACACATGGATTTATCCAGAAACAGGCTTAAGAAAATGTGCTGCTTGAAGTTTCTGAAACCCTCCGATCTGGAATCTTTGACTGTGGAGCACAATCTATTAAAGGAATTATCAAACTGCAACGATAGTACCCCCTTCTCCAACCTCCAAAATATATCGTTTCAATACAATCGGATTTGGCAGGTGAAACGCTACGCATTTGGTTATGCTCCCAATTTGCGAGAACTCAAATTAAACATCAACAACATCGGCATATTGGAAAAATATGCTTTGAGTGGCCTGAGAAAGCTGAGCATGCTACGTCTGGACAATAACCTGATCACCGATTTATATGAGAATTCCTTCCATGATCTGACAGAACTTCACACTCTTAATCTCAGGAACAACAGAGTGTCCGTCATCTTCAACAATACATTCTGCCATCTGGCGAAGCTCCGATTCCTGGACCTAGGAGGTAACAAGATTACGCACCTGTCGTACGACTCTCTTTACGGACTTCAAACCCTGTCCAATCTGTATCTAGATGGAAACAAGATCCAAAAGATCAGCCGAGACACCTTCTCTAATGTGATGAGCACGTTACAGGTGCTGGACTTAAAGTCAAACCAACTCCGCTATGACTCGTCCCGGAAACATTTCTCCCCCTTCTGTAATCTTTCCAAACTCTATGATTTGAAGCTCCAGGCCCAGCAGCCGTTTGGTCTTACCGCCGTACCCCATGGGTTCCTCGCGGGGCTGACCTCCCTGAGGTTGCTCTACCTGTCCCAGAACCGGCTCACCTCTCTGCGTCCTGATGTGTTTAATGGTCTCGACCAGCTGCAGTACCTCACATTGGCTGATGACTGCAACGGCATCCAGAATCTGCCGCAGGGCATCTTCAAGAACCTGAAGAACCTTCGTATTCTGGACCTGGAGAACATCTGCCTCCAGACCCTGACACTCAGCATCTTTGAAAACCTCAGTAAGCTGCGGAGACTTCAGCTGATGAAAAACGCCCTGAAACACATAGATGTCGATGTCCTTAAAAACATGACCAGTTTAGTGTATCTTGACTTGCGAAAATGCCCCCTCACCTGCACCTGCAACAACTATGATCTGCAAAGGTGGCTGAACCAAAGCCAGGTGCAGGTTGTGTACCCTTACAACCTGTCGTGTCCTGGTATGCCATTCTCTTACATCCATGACTTCAACATGCATGTGTGTGACATGAAAATTAAAATGTTCTTCTTCTGCTTCACCTTCCCATTCCTGCTGCTCTTCATAGTCATCCCCGTTGTCTATAGCAGGACCTACTGGCGCCTCAGGTATAATTACTTCCTCTTCGTTGCCTGGCTGCACCAGCACTGGAAGTCGGAGAAAGAGTTGTATAAATATGATGCTTTCGTTTCTTACAACTCCCACAATGAAGACTGGGTGTTCGGAGAGCTGTTGCCCAATCTAGAGACGTGCCACCCTTCTTTGGCTTTTCGGCTTTGCCTTCACCACAGGGACTTCCAGCTGGGCAGGGACATCATAGATAACATCGTGGACAGTGTCCACAACAGCCGTAAGACCCTGTGCGTGATCAGCAGGGACTACCTGCGCAGTGAGTGGTGCTCTCTGGAGATGCAGCTGGCCAGCTACAAGCTGCTGGATGAGATGAGGGATGTGCTGGTCCTCATATTCTTAGAACACATCACAGACAGAGAGCTCTCCACCTACCACAAGATGAGGCGGGTAATGCTGAAGAAGACCTACATCAGCTGGCCCTCCGAACCGGACGCACAAAAGCTGTTCTGGGCCAAAGTTAGAATAGCCCTGAAAGGCAGCAGCTCCCCAGATGGGGAAGAAAATCAGGGGTTCAGTCTGGATGAGAGAGAACCCCTCGTTATAAGCTGA